One genomic region from Candidatus Curtissbacteria bacterium encodes:
- a CDS encoding prepilin-type N-terminal cleavage/methylation domain-containing protein → MPSFKLKIESGKLKIKTLNSQLSNLKSRGFTLIELMVVVTIISILTATGIASFTTAQSKSRDHKRKQDLAALRTALLSYYTDQNVYPGTASATYTSDSGPNWIPNISPNYIKKLPEDPSQAGLITELATNLSPLASLFGKDNPQVAAAPPPERTALLNERVGFG, encoded by the coding sequence ATGCCCTCTTTTAAATTGAAAATTGAAAGTGGAAAGTTGAAAATTAAAACTCTCAACTCTCAACTCTCAAATCTCAAATCCCGCGGCTTCACCCTCATTGAGTTAATGGTTGTCGTAACCATAATTTCGATATTAACCGCAACAGGTATCGCCTCCTTCACCACCGCTCAGAGTAAGTCCAGAGACCATAAACGTAAGCAAGATCTTGCAGCGCTGCGGACCGCTCTTTTGTCTTACTATACGGACCAAAATGTTTACCCAGGTACCGCTAGCGCAACCTACACTTCGGATTCGGGACCAAATTGGATCCCCAACATTAGTCCAAACTACATTAAAAAACTGCCGGAAGATCCCAGTCAAGCCGGACTAATAACTGAGCTTGCGACAAATCTCTCTCCCCTTGCAAGTCTCTTTGGTAAGGATAATCCTCAAGTTGCCGCTGCCCCTCCACCGGAGAGGACAGCTCTTCTTAATGAGCGTGTTGGGTTTGGT
- the rpmG gene encoding 50S ribosomal protein L33, which produces MAKPKRVLFNLECTVCKSKNYTTEKNPNNTQDKLLFKKFCKHCRKTTEHKESKI; this is translated from the coding sequence ATGGCCAAACCCAAAAGAGTTCTTTTTAATTTGGAATGCACTGTTTGTAAATCCAAAAATTACACGACAGAGAAAAACCCCAACAACACTCAGGATAAGCTTCTGTTTAAGAAGTTCTGCAAGCATTGCCGCAAAACCACCGAGCACAAAGAGTCTAAAATCTAA